In a genomic window of Saccharothrix sp. HUAS TT1:
- a CDS encoding vWA domain-containing protein → MRPSRRRGVLLAVAALTVSAVQLTSPASAAPAPAAPAPAAVSKCGPLDVAFVLDDTGSMGGAIANLKTGINAIVNDVVTASGGDYQLGLVTFKDNVTVHNNLAPGNAAAVTNYITNTLAAGGGSGEPEASDEALNTVVNNRAAAGRPQNVDFNGTWRSNAMKFVVLVTDARPGGFDDAHTAADVANAAQWANDALSRGIKISSVYVPTSALYTPVITPIMQNYATTTGGIFLQATSTGAGTADAIRKFLSDCRQTDVFMRDQVTDTGVETNPNGTVWNSPDIKVCPTLADCAPGFQPVVGATNYVHVRLNNPGPYGSGTANGTLKVYRTPAGGGTTWNNVTNGSWVYIGQQALSVPAGGAVAKIPWSGIPGPGHFCLLARWVSATDPMTFAETSNTALNTKNNNNIAWKNLQTVRGRVLEPVRSWFTLGNGTEREVKTDLVLTGEKPVDGAVVIDLGRELLERWRAGGGQAEGVKQVGETAFQLDPKRAALFGVPLRPGETFTTELTFTPRTAGEYLTNLVQFVEGEDHGGVAYHVITERG, encoded by the coding sequence ATGCGTCCCTCCCGCAGACGCGGCGTGCTGCTAGCCGTCGCCGCGTTGACCGTCTCCGCCGTCCAGCTCACCTCACCGGCGTCGGCCGCACCCGCCCCTGCCGCGCCCGCGCCCGCCGCCGTCTCCAAGTGCGGCCCCCTCGACGTCGCGTTCGTCCTCGACGACACCGGCAGCATGGGCGGCGCCATCGCCAACCTGAAGACCGGCATCAACGCGATCGTCAACGACGTGGTGACCGCGTCCGGCGGCGACTACCAGCTCGGCCTGGTGACGTTCAAGGACAACGTCACCGTCCACAACAACCTGGCGCCCGGCAACGCGGCGGCCGTGACGAACTACATCACCAACACCCTGGCGGCGGGCGGCGGCAGCGGCGAGCCCGAGGCGTCCGACGAGGCCCTGAACACCGTCGTGAACAACCGGGCGGCGGCGGGTCGGCCGCAGAACGTCGACTTCAACGGCACGTGGCGGTCCAACGCGATGAAGTTCGTCGTGCTGGTGACCGACGCCCGTCCCGGCGGGTTCGACGACGCGCACACCGCCGCGGACGTCGCCAACGCCGCGCAGTGGGCCAACGACGCCCTCTCCCGGGGCATCAAGATCAGCTCGGTGTACGTGCCGACGTCGGCGCTGTACACCCCGGTGATCACGCCGATCATGCAGAACTACGCGACGACGACGGGCGGGATCTTCCTGCAGGCGACGTCGACCGGCGCGGGCACGGCGGACGCCATCCGGAAGTTCCTGTCCGACTGCCGGCAGACCGACGTGTTCATGCGCGACCAGGTGACCGACACCGGCGTCGAGACCAACCCGAACGGCACGGTCTGGAACAGCCCGGACATCAAGGTCTGCCCGACCCTGGCGGACTGCGCCCCCGGCTTCCAGCCCGTCGTCGGCGCGACGAACTACGTGCACGTGCGGCTGAACAACCCCGGCCCGTACGGCTCGGGCACGGCCAACGGCACGCTCAAGGTCTACCGCACCCCCGCGGGCGGCGGCACGACGTGGAACAACGTGACCAACGGCAGCTGGGTGTACATCGGCCAGCAGGCGCTCAGCGTGCCGGCCGGCGGCGCCGTGGCGAAGATCCCGTGGTCGGGCATCCCCGGTCCGGGCCACTTCTGCCTGCTGGCGCGCTGGGTGTCGGCGACGGACCCGATGACGTTCGCCGAGACCTCGAACACCGCGCTGAACACCAAGAACAACAACAACATCGCGTGGAAGAACCTCCAGACCGTGCGTGGTCGCGTGCTGGAGCCGGTGCGGTCCTGGTTCACCCTGGGCAACGGGACCGAGCGCGAGGTCAAGACCGACCTGGTGCTGACCGGTGAGAAGCCGGTGGACGGCGCCGTGGTGATCGACCTCGGCCGTGAGCTGCTGGAGCGCTGGCGGGCGGGCGGCGGTCAGGCCGAGGGCGTGAAGCAGGTCGGCGAGACCGCGTTCCAGCTCGACCCGAAGCGCGCCGCGCTGTTCGGCGTGCCGCTGCGCCCGGGTGAGACGTTCACGACGGAGCTGACCTTCACCCCGAGGACGGCGGGCGAGTACCTGACGAACCTGGTCCAGTTCGTCGAGGGCGAGGACCACGGAGGTGTGGCCTACCACGTCATCACCGAACGCGGGTGA
- a CDS encoding helix-turn-helix domain-containing protein yields MSAEAAPPPLPMLGEALRSLRHRARLSPSALGERAGLPETAIAAIEADQVLPAWHVVEVYLTAGRAPHMVRNTLRDRWEQDRARDRAARQQTTPPAAPKPPKAAPVEHVDQVSPPTVRLLKFLEDQGVPDPERLVVRRTDVRPEHPRQSVEHSRHASPTAPEVPADTSLWPLPEEVTSTLDFVRAMRAIQAGCGRSFNTLSEATRSTYYSSGSSLHAMCDPKKPKLPAKGERVVAFIQACGGSLELCVRWHRAWQTLKQQEEPERELAPVEPTVRKYTFTLVASLAALAIGLCIGAVVL; encoded by the coding sequence ATGAGCGCCGAGGCGGCACCGCCTCCACTTCCGATGCTGGGTGAAGCGCTGCGATCGTTGCGCCATCGCGCTCGCCTCTCACCGTCCGCGCTCGGCGAACGCGCGGGTCTGCCCGAGACGGCCATCGCGGCCATCGAGGCGGACCAGGTGTTGCCCGCGTGGCACGTCGTCGAGGTCTACCTGACCGCAGGCCGCGCACCTCACATGGTGCGCAACACACTGCGGGACCGGTGGGAGCAGGACCGGGCCCGTGACCGTGCGGCTCGGCAGCAGACCACTCCGCCGGCAGCGCCCAAGCCGCCCAAGGCCGCGCCGGTCGAGCACGTCGACCAAGTCAGCCCACCGACGGTGCGCCTGCTGAAGTTCCTCGAGGACCAGGGTGTACCGGACCCCGAACGGCTCGTCGTCCGCCGCACGGACGTCCGACCCGAACACCCCCGGCAATCGGTCGAGCACAGCCGCCACGCCTCGCCGACGGCCCCGGAGGTCCCTGCGGACACCTCCCTGTGGCCGTTGCCCGAAGAGGTCACGAGCACCCTCGACTTCGTCAGGGCGATGCGGGCCATCCAGGCCGGGTGCGGTCGCTCGTTCAACACGTTGTCCGAAGCGACCAGGAGCACCTACTACTCGTCGGGCAGCTCGCTGCACGCCATGTGCGACCCCAAGAAGCCGAAGCTGCCGGCCAAGGGCGAGCGCGTGGTCGCGTTCATCCAGGCATGCGGTGGATCGCTCGAGCTGTGCGTCCGCTGGCACCGGGCCTGGCAGACGTTGAAGCAGCAGGAAGAACCCGAACGCGAGCTGGCGCCGGTCGAACCGACGGTCCGGAAGTACACCTTCACGCTGGTCGCGTCCTTGGCGGCGCTGGCGATCGGCCTGTGCATAGGGGCGGTGGTGCTCTGA
- a CDS encoding ATP-dependent helicase, with translation MDVLDRFSPATRQWFAGAFAAPTAAQAGAWDAAADGENALVIAPTGSGKTLAAFLWALDRLAATPKPDEPKRRCRVLYVSPLKALAVDVERNLRAPLAGIRQAAHRLSLPEPDITVGMRTGDTPADARRAFARTPPDVLVTTPESLFLVLTSAARESLRGVETVIVDEVHAVAGAKRGAHLALSLERLDALLERPAQRIGLSATVRPVEEVSTFLAGGRPVRVVQPAAAKTIEVRVEVPVEDMSVLGEPTGEVSGSAAGAEQRASIWPAVEHRVLELVRQHRSTIVFANSRRLAERLTARLNELAEEAAEAGRAAAEGVPADESPIGGPPPERFPGEQFPAAAVGQSGVTTQRSTTIARAHHGSMSREQRVVVEEELKSGRLPCVVATSSLELGIDMGAVDLVVQVEAPPTVASGLQRVGRAGHQVGAVSRGVMFPKFRGDLVSCAVVAERMRDGAIEAVRYPRNPLDVLAQHVVAMVAMEPWTVEALAGLVRRAAPFAALPESALQAVLDMLSGRYPSDEFGELRPRITWDRITGELRGRPGAQRLAVTSGGTIPDRGLFAVMTPPSERGPGSRVGELDEEMVYESRVGDTFLLGTSSWRVEDITHDRVIVVPAPGQPARMPFWKGDAPGRPLELGRALGKFLREVSTMDDAAAGQRTASAGLDAWASSNLLAYLGEQREATRHVPNDRVVLVERFRDELGDWRLVVHSPFGAQVNAPWALAIAARLRERRGIEVQAAHSDDGIVIRLPDAVDLDGAQVVAGADDVLLDPEEVEQVVVAEVGGSAVFAARFRECAARSLLLPRRDPRKRTPLWQQRQRAAQLLSVAAKYESFPVVLEAMREVLQDVYDVPGLRELMTDIRARRVRVVEVETPSPSPFARSLLFGYVGMFLYDADAPLAERRAAALSLDSALLAELLGSEAIRELLDPEVVEEVERNLQRLAPDRHARDAEGAADLLRFLGDLSEAEALERGVRPEWLADLVAQRRAIRVRIAGADRVIGIEDAGRVRDALGVALPVGVPEAFTEPVADPLGDLLSRYARTHGPFPAAEAAERFGLGVAVVTGVLERMAAAGRLVRGELRPLSLAGHQGSGAGTEYCDAEVLRRLRRASLARLRAEVEPVEPAALGRFLPGWHGVGRRLRSAPTVDDVYSVVEQLAGAPLPASAVESLVLPARLPGYNPALLDELTASGEVTWTGCGSLAGGDGWIALAPTDVADLLLPDLVPEAAPDSSLHTAVVEALGGGALFFRQVVDRVSLQGPTTDGEVVGALWDLVWAGVVTNDTLAPLRALVAGGGTAHKPRRAAPRGRYARMRAGRPDMPSRTGPPAVAGRWSPAVVPATDATRRAHARAEAFLERHGVLTRGALDTERVTGGFSGVYRVLRAMEESGQVVRGYVVEGLGAAQFAARGAVDRLRASSRPPGQEHTGKPAAVVLAAADPAQPYGAALAWPEQTGDGKHRPGRKSGALVVLVDGLATLYVERGGRSLLSFTEEEDPLRAAAQALSRAVRDGWLGQLAVQRADGEVALGSRLAGVLQEAGFRATPKGLRLRA, from the coding sequence GGGGAGAACGCGCTGGTCATCGCCCCGACGGGCTCCGGCAAGACGCTGGCCGCGTTCCTCTGGGCGCTGGACCGGCTGGCGGCCACGCCGAAGCCCGACGAGCCCAAGCGGCGGTGCCGGGTGCTGTACGTCTCACCGCTGAAGGCGCTGGCGGTCGACGTGGAGCGCAACCTGCGGGCGCCGCTGGCGGGCATCCGGCAGGCCGCGCACCGGCTGTCGCTGCCCGAGCCGGACATCACGGTCGGCATGCGCACCGGTGACACGCCGGCCGACGCCCGGCGCGCCTTCGCCCGCACACCGCCGGACGTGCTGGTCACCACGCCCGAGTCGCTGTTCCTGGTGCTCACGTCGGCCGCGCGGGAGTCGTTGCGCGGTGTCGAGACGGTGATCGTGGACGAGGTGCACGCGGTGGCGGGCGCCAAGCGCGGCGCGCACCTCGCGCTGTCGCTGGAGCGGCTGGACGCGCTGCTGGAACGGCCCGCCCAGCGGATCGGGCTGTCCGCGACGGTCCGGCCGGTCGAGGAGGTGAGCACGTTCCTGGCGGGTGGTCGGCCGGTGCGGGTCGTGCAACCGGCGGCGGCCAAGACCATCGAGGTGCGGGTCGAGGTGCCGGTCGAGGACATGTCGGTGCTCGGCGAGCCGACCGGCGAGGTGTCCGGGTCGGCGGCGGGCGCGGAGCAGCGGGCGTCGATCTGGCCCGCGGTGGAGCACCGGGTGCTGGAGCTGGTCCGGCAGCACCGGTCGACGATCGTGTTCGCCAACTCCCGCCGGCTGGCCGAACGGCTGACCGCGCGGCTCAACGAGCTGGCCGAGGAGGCGGCGGAGGCCGGACGAGCCGCCGCCGAGGGAGTCCCGGCCGACGAGTCCCCGATCGGGGGACCTCCGCCCGAGCGGTTCCCGGGCGAGCAGTTCCCGGCCGCGGCGGTCGGCCAGTCCGGCGTCACCACCCAGCGCTCCACCACGATCGCCCGCGCGCACCACGGCTCCATGTCGCGCGAGCAGCGGGTCGTGGTCGAGGAGGAGCTGAAGTCCGGCCGGCTGCCGTGCGTGGTGGCGACCTCGTCGCTGGAGCTGGGCATCGACATGGGCGCGGTCGACCTGGTGGTGCAGGTCGAGGCGCCGCCGACGGTGGCCTCCGGGCTCCAGCGCGTCGGCCGGGCCGGTCACCAGGTCGGCGCGGTGTCGCGCGGCGTGATGTTCCCCAAGTTCCGCGGCGACCTGGTGTCGTGCGCGGTGGTGGCGGAGCGGATGCGGGACGGCGCGATCGAGGCCGTGCGGTACCCGCGCAACCCGCTGGACGTGCTGGCGCAGCACGTCGTGGCCATGGTGGCGATGGAGCCGTGGACGGTGGAGGCGCTGGCCGGGCTGGTCCGGCGGGCCGCGCCGTTCGCCGCGCTGCCGGAGTCGGCCCTGCAGGCGGTGCTCGACATGCTCTCGGGCCGGTACCCGAGCGACGAGTTCGGCGAGCTGCGGCCCCGGATCACCTGGGACCGGATCACCGGCGAGCTGCGCGGCAGGCCCGGCGCGCAGCGGCTGGCGGTGACCTCCGGCGGCACGATCCCCGACCGCGGCCTGTTCGCGGTGATGACGCCGCCGTCCGAGCGCGGCCCCGGCTCGCGGGTCGGCGAGCTGGACGAGGAGATGGTCTACGAGTCGCGGGTGGGCGACACGTTCCTGCTGGGCACGTCGTCGTGGCGGGTCGAGGACATCACCCACGACCGGGTGATCGTGGTGCCCGCGCCGGGTCAGCCCGCGCGGATGCCGTTCTGGAAGGGCGACGCGCCGGGCCGCCCGCTGGAGCTGGGGCGGGCGCTGGGGAAGTTCCTGCGCGAGGTGTCCACCATGGACGACGCGGCGGCCGGGCAGCGCACGGCGTCGGCCGGGCTGGACGCGTGGGCCTCCTCGAACCTGCTGGCCTACCTGGGCGAGCAGCGCGAGGCGACCAGGCACGTGCCCAACGACCGGGTCGTGCTGGTGGAGCGGTTCCGCGACGAGCTCGGCGACTGGCGGCTGGTGGTGCACTCGCCGTTCGGCGCGCAGGTCAACGCGCCGTGGGCGTTGGCGATCGCGGCGCGGCTGCGGGAGCGGCGCGGGATCGAGGTGCAGGCGGCGCACTCCGACGACGGCATCGTGATCCGGCTGCCCGACGCGGTCGACCTGGACGGCGCGCAGGTGGTGGCGGGCGCGGACGACGTGCTGCTCGACCCCGAGGAGGTCGAGCAGGTGGTGGTGGCCGAGGTGGGCGGCTCGGCGGTGTTCGCGGCCCGGTTCCGGGAGTGCGCGGCCCGGTCCCTGCTGCTCCCCCGGCGCGACCCGCGCAAGCGCACACCGCTGTGGCAGCAGCGGCAGCGGGCGGCGCAGCTGCTGTCGGTGGCGGCGAAGTACGAGAGCTTCCCGGTGGTCCTGGAGGCCATGCGGGAGGTGCTGCAGGACGTGTACGACGTGCCCGGCCTGCGCGAGCTGATGACCGACATCAGGGCGCGGCGGGTGCGCGTGGTCGAGGTGGAGACGCCGTCGCCGTCGCCGTTCGCGCGCAGCCTGCTGTTCGGGTACGTCGGGATGTTCCTGTACGACGCGGACGCGCCGCTGGCCGAGCGGCGGGCGGCGGCGCTGTCGCTGGACTCGGCGCTGCTGGCCGAACTGCTCGGCTCGGAGGCGATCCGGGAGCTGCTGGACCCGGAGGTGGTCGAGGAGGTCGAGCGGAACCTCCAGCGGCTCGCGCCGGACCGGCACGCGCGGGACGCGGAGGGCGCGGCGGACCTGCTGCGGTTCCTCGGCGACCTGTCCGAGGCCGAGGCGCTGGAGCGGGGCGTGCGGCCGGAGTGGCTGGCGGACCTGGTGGCGCAGCGGCGGGCGATCCGGGTGCGCATCGCCGGCGCGGACCGGGTGATCGGGATCGAGGACGCGGGCCGGGTGCGCGACGCGCTGGGCGTGGCGCTGCCGGTCGGCGTGCCGGAGGCGTTCACCGAGCCGGTGGCCGACCCGTTGGGCGACCTGCTGTCGCGGTACGCGCGCACGCACGGCCCGTTCCCGGCGGCGGAGGCGGCCGAGCGGTTCGGGCTGGGCGTCGCCGTGGTGACCGGCGTGCTGGAGCGGATGGCCGCCGCCGGGCGGCTGGTGCGCGGCGAGCTCAGGCCGCTGTCCCTCGCGGGCCACCAGGGGTCGGGGGCGGGCACCGAGTACTGCGACGCCGAGGTGCTGCGGCGGCTGCGGCGGGCGTCGCTGGCCAGGCTGCGGGCCGAGGTCGAGCCGGTGGAGCCCGCCGCGCTGGGCCGGTTCCTGCCGGGCTGGCACGGGGTGGGCAGGCGGCTGCGGTCCGCGCCGACGGTGGACGACGTGTACTCGGTGGTCGAGCAGCTGGCGGGCGCGCCGCTGCCCGCGAGCGCGGTGGAGTCGCTGGTGCTGCCCGCGCGGCTGCCCGGCTACAACCCCGCGCTGCTGGACGAGCTGACCGCGTCCGGCGAGGTGACGTGGACCGGGTGCGGCTCGCTGGCGGGCGGCGACGGCTGGATCGCGCTCGCGCCGACGGACGTGGCCGACCTGCTGCTGCCGGACCTGGTGCCCGAGGCGGCGCCGGACTCGTCGCTGCACACCGCCGTGGTGGAGGCGCTGGGCGGCGGGGCGCTGTTCTTCCGGCAGGTGGTCGACCGGGTGTCGCTGCAGGGCCCGACGACGGACGGCGAGGTCGTCGGCGCGCTGTGGGACCTGGTGTGGGCGGGCGTGGTCACCAACGACACGCTGGCGCCGCTGCGGGCGCTGGTCGCGGGCGGCGGCACGGCGCACAAACCGCGCCGGGCCGCGCCGCGCGGGCGGTACGCGCGGATGCGGGCCGGGAGACCGGACATGCCCAGCCGCACCGGGCCGCCGGCGGTGGCGGGCCGCTGGTCGCCGGCCGTGGTGCCCGCGACGGACGCGACGCGGCGGGCGCACGCGCGGGCCGAGGCGTTCCTGGAGCGGCACGGCGTGCTGACGCGGGGCGCGCTGGACACCGAGCGGGTGACCGGCGGCTTCAGCGGCGTGTACCGGGTGCTGCGGGCGATGGAGGAGTCCGGGCAGGTCGTGCGCGGCTACGTGGTCGAGGGGTTGGGGGCGGCGCAGTTCGCGGCCAGGGGCGCGGTGGACCGGCTGCGCGCGTCGTCCCGCCCGCCGGGCCAGGAGCACACCGGCAAACCGGCCGCCGTGGTGCTCGCGGCCGCCGACCCGGCACAGCCCTACGGCGCCGCGCTGGCGTGGCCGGAGCAGACCGGCGACGGCAAGCACCGCCCCGGCCGCAAGTCCGGTGCGCTGGTGGTGCTGGTGGACGGGCTGGCGACGCTGTACGTGGAGCGGGGCGGCCGGTCGCTGCTGTCGTTCACCGAGGAGGAGGACCCGCTGCGCGCGGCGGCCCAGGCGCTGAGCCGGGCGGTGCGGGACGGCTGGCTGGGCCAGCTGGCGGTGCAGCGGGCGGACGGCGAGGTGGCGCTGGGCTCCCGGCTGGCCGGCGTCCTCCAGGAAGCGGGCTTCCGCGCCACCCCCAAGGGGTTGCGGCTGCGCGCGTGA
- a CDS encoding 1-aminocyclopropane-1-carboxylate deaminase, translated as MALDDFARFPLTFGPSPVHRLERLTKHLGGAQVWAKREDCNSGLAYGGNKTRKLEYLVADALATGCDTLVSIGGVQSNHTRQVAAAAARSGLKCVLVQESWVDWPDAVYDRVGNILLSRLMGAEVRLVEAGFGIGVKPAWEQAIEDVRAAGGKPYAIPAGASDHPLGGLGFAGWAVEVERQEAELGVRFDTVVVCSVTGSTQAGMVAGFAGSGRRVIGIDASAEPCDTRDQVLRIAKSTADLVGVEVADPDVILDDRFHEGIYGVPGEATLEAMRLGARLEGMITDPVYEGKSLAGLVELVSTGEIPRDSTVLYAHLGGQPALNAYSALFR; from the coding sequence ATGGCGCTGGACGACTTCGCGCGCTTCCCGCTGACCTTCGGACCGTCGCCGGTGCACCGGTTGGAGCGGCTGACCAAGCACCTCGGCGGCGCGCAGGTGTGGGCCAAGCGGGAGGACTGCAACTCCGGGTTGGCCTACGGCGGCAACAAGACGCGCAAGCTGGAGTACCTGGTGGCCGACGCGCTGGCCACGGGCTGCGACACGCTGGTGTCGATCGGCGGCGTGCAGTCCAACCACACCCGCCAGGTGGCCGCGGCGGCGGCGCGGTCCGGGCTGAAGTGCGTGCTGGTGCAGGAGAGCTGGGTCGACTGGCCGGACGCCGTGTACGACCGGGTGGGCAACATCCTGCTCAGCCGGTTGATGGGCGCCGAGGTGCGGCTGGTGGAGGCGGGCTTCGGCATCGGCGTGAAACCCGCGTGGGAGCAGGCGATCGAGGACGTGCGGGCGGCGGGCGGCAAGCCGTACGCCATCCCGGCCGGCGCGTCGGACCACCCGCTGGGCGGGCTCGGTTTCGCCGGGTGGGCGGTCGAGGTCGAGCGGCAGGAGGCCGAGCTGGGCGTGCGGTTCGACACCGTGGTCGTGTGCTCGGTGACCGGCAGCACGCAGGCGGGCATGGTCGCCGGGTTCGCGGGCAGCGGCCGCAGGGTGATCGGCATCGACGCCTCCGCCGAGCCGTGCGACACCCGCGACCAGGTCCTGCGCATCGCCAAGAGCACGGCGGACCTGGTCGGCGTCGAGGTGGCCGACCCGGACGTGATCCTGGACGACCGCTTCCACGAGGGCATCTACGGCGTGCCGGGCGAGGCCACCCTGGAGGCCATGCGGCTGGGCGCGCGACTGGAGGGCATGATCACCGACCCGGTGTACGAGGGCAAGTCGCTGGCGGGCCTGGTGGAACTGGTGTCCACCGGCGAGATCCCACGCGACTCCACCGTCCTCTACGCCCACCTCGGCGGCCAACCGGCGCTGAACGCCTACAGCGCCCTGTTCCGCTGA
- a CDS encoding GntR family transcriptional regulator — protein sequence MVTGMQYISRALFRDQALTAIREAIMGGDLAPGTAIKDVELAERLGLSRTPVREALARLTDEGLVESKPHSYTRVTPLDPAAVRDAHVVVQTMHALAARLAAPHVVEADLAAMRAANTAFAHALTAGDVPAALAADDEFHAVAVRRSGNFAVVATIERYTPLVRRLERSRFAAPTGRHSVAMHDEITTAFAAADADLASRLVERNWATLADLLEED from the coding sequence ATGGTGACCGGTATGCAATATATTAGCCGGGCGTTGTTCCGCGACCAGGCGCTGACCGCGATCCGCGAGGCGATCATGGGCGGCGACCTGGCACCCGGCACGGCGATCAAGGACGTGGAGCTGGCCGAGCGGTTGGGGTTGTCGCGGACGCCGGTGCGCGAGGCGTTGGCCCGGTTGACCGACGAGGGCCTGGTCGAGAGCAAGCCGCACAGCTACACGAGGGTCACCCCGCTGGACCCGGCGGCGGTGCGGGACGCGCACGTGGTCGTCCAGACCATGCACGCGCTCGCCGCGCGGTTGGCCGCGCCGCACGTGGTGGAGGCCGACCTGGCCGCCATGCGCGCCGCCAACACGGCGTTCGCCCACGCGCTGACCGCCGGTGACGTGCCCGCCGCGCTCGCCGCCGACGACGAGTTCCACGCGGTGGCCGTGCGGCGCAGCGGGAACTTCGCCGTGGTCGCCACCATCGAGCGCTACACACCACTGGTCCGCCGGCTGGAGCGGTCGCGGTTCGCGGCGCCCACCGGTCGGCACTCGGTGGCCATGCACGACGAGATCACCACCGCCTTCGCCGCGGCCGACGCCGACCTCGCGTCCCGGCTGGTCGAGCGGAACTGGGCGACGTTGGCCGACCTGCTCGAGGAGGACTGA
- a CDS encoding alkaline phosphatase D family protein codes for MAELVLGPVLRHVDSTSATVWVETDASCEVTVAGHRAETFQVGEQHFALVVVEGLTPGTVTPYDVRLDGHVVWPRPDSSFPAPCIRTTTVRKLLFGSCRAAKGEGTPDKLGPDALDAYALRMKDEPVERWPDALILLGDQVYADEPTPKITEWLAERRPEPKGEVVSFREYAELYHESWADPEIRWLMSAVPTSMIFDDHDIRDDWNTSRTWREQMANKRWWPERIRAGLASYWVYQHLGNLSPDELAHDELYAKVRSSGGDVQQLLEDFAEQADQEVDGGKSTRWSYRRDFGRVRLLVIDTRSGRILSGPERLMVGDGEFDWIEANAEGDFDHLLIGSSLPWLMPHGLSHFQSLNERMAGLPGWRGRVGEKVRQVSDLEHWPAFRASFLRLSRLLERISRGDDAPGTVCVLSGDVHHSYAARAVFPSSVDAKVYQLVCSPVHNDPPWVFRPAFRLSWSKPIARALRWLADRRGISPDPVEWHKLSGPHFGNSVGVLEIDGRTSRFRLETARDDRLDEVTSLTL; via the coding sequence ATGGCGGAGCTGGTTCTTGGTCCGGTGCTGCGGCACGTCGACTCCACCTCGGCGACGGTGTGGGTCGAGACCGACGCGTCCTGCGAGGTGACCGTCGCGGGGCACCGCGCGGAGACTTTCCAGGTCGGCGAGCAGCACTTCGCGCTCGTGGTGGTCGAAGGGCTGACGCCGGGCACCGTGACGCCCTACGACGTGCGGTTGGACGGTCACGTGGTGTGGCCGCGGCCGGACTCGTCGTTCCCGGCGCCGTGCATCCGGACCACGACGGTGCGCAAGCTGCTGTTCGGGTCGTGCCGCGCGGCGAAGGGCGAGGGGACGCCGGACAAGCTCGGGCCGGACGCGCTGGACGCGTACGCGTTGCGGATGAAGGACGAGCCGGTGGAGCGCTGGCCGGACGCGCTGATCCTGCTCGGTGACCAGGTCTACGCCGACGAGCCGACGCCGAAGATCACCGAGTGGCTGGCCGAGCGCAGGCCGGAGCCCAAGGGCGAGGTGGTGTCGTTCCGCGAGTACGCCGAGCTGTACCACGAGTCGTGGGCCGACCCGGAGATCCGCTGGCTGATGTCCGCGGTGCCGACCTCGATGATCTTCGACGACCACGACATCCGCGACGACTGGAACACCTCGCGCACGTGGCGCGAGCAGATGGCGAACAAGCGGTGGTGGCCGGAGCGCATCCGGGCCGGGCTCGCGTCGTACTGGGTCTACCAGCACCTGGGCAACCTCAGCCCGGACGAGCTGGCGCACGACGAGCTGTACGCGAAGGTGCGCTCCAGCGGCGGCGACGTGCAGCAGCTGCTGGAGGACTTCGCCGAGCAGGCCGACCAGGAGGTCGACGGCGGCAAGTCGACGCGGTGGAGCTACCGGCGCGACTTCGGCCGGGTGCGGCTGCTGGTGATCGACACCCGCAGCGGGCGCATCCTGTCCGGGCCGGAGCGGCTGATGGTCGGCGACGGCGAGTTCGACTGGATCGAGGCCAACGCCGAGGGCGACTTCGACCACCTGCTGATCGGCTCGTCGCTGCCGTGGCTGATGCCGCACGGGTTGAGCCACTTCCAGTCGTTGAACGAGCGGATGGCGGGCCTGCCGGGGTGGCGCGGCCGGGTCGGCGAGAAGGTGCGGCAGGTGTCGGACCTGGAGCACTGGCCCGCGTTCCGGGCGTCGTTCCTGCGGCTCTCGCGGTTGCTGGAGCGGATCTCGCGGGGGGACGACGCGCCCGGCACGGTGTGCGTGCTGTCCGGGGACGTGCACCACAGCTACGCGGCGCGGGCGGTGTTCCCCTCCTCGGTGGACGCGAAGGTGTACCAGCTCGTGTGCTCGCCGGTGCACAACGACCCGCCGTGGGTGTTCCGGCCCGCGTTCCGGCTGTCGTGGTCGAAGCCGATCGCCCGCGCGCTGCGGTGGTTGGCGGACCGCCGGGGCATCTCGCCGGACCCGGTGGAGTGGCACAAGCTCAGCGGGCCGCACTTCGGCAACTCGGTGGGCGTGCTGGAGATCGACGGCCGCACCTCCCGCTTCCGCCTGGAGACCGCCCGCGACGACCGGCTGGACGAGGTCACCTCGCTGACGCTGTGA